The DNA segment CCGGGTCCTTGGCCTCGATCCAGTAGGCCAGGGTGTTGCCCAGGTCCATCAGCGGGTCGCCGAGGGTGGTCAGTTCCCAGTCCAGCACGCCGATGATCTTCAGCGGGTCGTTCGGGTCGAGGATCACGTTGTCGAAGCGGTAGTCGTTGTGGACGATGGCCGGCTTGTGGTGGTCGGCGGGCATCTTCTCCCGCAGCCAGGCCTTGACCGGCTCCCAGGTGGGGGCGTCGGGGGTCATGGCCTTCTCGTAGCGGTCGCTCCAGCCGGCGATCTGGCGTTGCACGTAGCCTTCCGGCTTGCCCAGGTCACCCAGGCCGCAGGCGGCGTAGTCGACGTTGTGCAGCTCCACCAGCTTGTCGATGAAGCTCTGGCACAGCGCACGGGTCTGATCCTCGTCGAGGCTGAGGTCGGACGGCAGGTCGGCACGCAGGATCACGCCCTTGACGCGCTCCATCACGTAGAACTCGGCGCCGGTCACCGACTCGTCGGTGCAGTGCACATAGGCTTTCGGGCAATAGGGGAAGCCGGCGTTGAGTTGGGTGAGGATGCGGAACTCGCGGCCCATGTCGTGGGCGGACTTGGCCTTGTGGCCGAAGGGCGGTCGGCGCAGGACGAACTCCTGCTCGGGGTATTCCAGCAGGTAGGTCAGGTTGGACGCGCCGCCGGGGAACTGGCTGATCCGCGGGGTACCGGTGAGGCCGGGAATGTGGGCCTTGAGGTACGGGTCGATGACTGCGGCGTCGAGTTCCTCGCCTTCGCGGATACCTATGGATTGATCTGTCAGCGTCATGGATTGCTTCACCTGCCTGTTAATGTTGGGTTGAATCACTTCTCGGGCCAATTCCGACACGTCGATTCATGTTTCCATAGCCGATTGTGGGAAGGTTCGTAACTCAGTGCTTGCCAGTGCGGCCAACTCGAAATGCCTGTCGTCCCAGCATCCGCCGAGGGCCCGGAACAGGTCGACCAGGGTGATTTGTCGCTCAGTGCTGGTTTCGATCAACGACAGTTCATTGACGAAACTGCTGCGCTTGGCATCCAGATATCGCAGGTGACTGTCCCCCTCTTATCTCGCCCTGGCCAACTTCGGGGTCTCACTGCTGGCACTCACCAGGGAGCGTCGGACCGCCTCTTCACCGCGCACGGTATCGGAGGCGGCCAGTGAATCAGCCGCGCCGCTCGAGCAGAACGGCGCCTCCCCGCCCCGACTACAAGCTGCTGACCAGATGGCCGCCATCGACCGCCAGGACGCTTCCAGTCATGAACGAACCCGCCTCGCTGGCCAGCAGCAGGAATGGCCCTTCCAATTCCTGAAGCTCACCCAGGCGACGCATGGGCACCATGGCGCGGATGTAATCGCTGCCCTTGTCGCCCTCAAAGAAGGTCTCATTCATTTCGGTCTTGAAGTAGCCAGGCGCAATGGCATTGACGCGGATACCGTAGCGCGCGAGTTCCAGAGCCAGCGACTTGGTCAGTTGCACGACCCCGGCCTTGGCGGCGCAGTAGTGACTGTAGCCCGTCGCCACGCGCAACCCGAGGATGGAGGCGACATTGACGATGCTGCCGCCGCGCCCGCTGCGGGCCATGCGCTGGCCGGCGACCTGAGCCACGCGCCAGACACCATCGAGATTGGTGGAGAGCATGGCCCGCCAGTCCTCTTCACTGATTTCCAGAGGTCGCTGCCCGTTACCGATACCGGCGTTGTTGAGCACCACATCGACCACACCGAAGTGTGCTTCAGCGGCATCGAAGGCAGCCTCGACGCTGGCCCGGTTGGTGACGTCCAGGGTAACCGGCAGCGCCAGGCCGTCCTCCCACTCGATGTCAGCCGCCAGTTGCTGCAACCGCTCGATACGCCGAGCCGCCAGCACCACGCGGGCGCCCGCACGGGCGGCCAGCCGGGCGAGATGCGCGCCGATACCGCTGGACGCACCGGTGATCAGCACCACACGATTGGCAAGGGAAAAGTTTTGAACGTGATTGGAAGTCATGGGAGAACCTCGGAGAGATGGCACTGGCAATCCGCCCAGCCGAAAAACAAACCAGGCGAAATGCCAGAGCAACGTTGATGCGAGCACGGGACACCTCGTATCCCGGCATGCAGACGGCGAGGAATCAGGCAGAGCCCATCAAGCATGCGCTGCCTGGCTCCCCGCCTCCTCCGGAAGCGTTGCTGTGCAAGGGCTGGCGTGGTCACCCTCGAACTGGCCCACTTCCGGAGCAGGGGGGACTCTTAGAACCGCTCGATGCGTTTACGGCCAGCGGCCACCAGGCGCTCCAGCAACGGTGCCGGTTTGAACCACATCTCGCCGTACTTGCCCAGAGCATTGCGGTAGCGCTGTAAGCCAGCCAGTACGGTGCCGAGACCCAGTTGCTCGGCGTAGTGCATGGGGCCGCCCAGGTGGGCTGGGAAGCCGTATCCGTTGATCCACACCAAGTCGATATCACCCGTGCGCAGGGCAATGCCCTCATCCAACAGTTGGATGCCTTCGTTGATCAACATGAACAGGCACCGTTCCAGAATTTCCTGGTCGTCAATCGGGCGCCTGGATATCTGCAGCTCGTCCGCCAGACGCTCGGCCAACGCGATCACCTCCGCATCGTCCCGCCGGTTCCGGCCTTCATAGAGGTAGAAGCCTCGCCCGGTCTTCTGGCCATACCGCCCCATGGCGTACAACTCGTCCCCCAAGCGGCAATAGCTCTCATCGTGGGCACTGGCGGTCCGATTGGAATCGCGCACCAGGAAATTCACATCGATGCCAGCCAGGTCGAGCATGCTGAACACCCCCATGTTCAAGTCCAGGTCGGTGAGCACACGATCCACTTGCGCCGGCGTCGCACCTTCCAATACCAGGCGATGGGCCTCGCGAGCGTATGGCTCAAGCATGCGGTTCCCGATGAAACCGAAACAGACACCGGAAATCACCGGCAGCTTGCCAATTCGCCTGGCGATATCCAGGGTGGTGGCCAGTACGTCGGGCGCCGTGGCCTTGCCTCGCACCACTTCGAGTAAACGCATGGCGTTGGCTGGGCTGAAAAAGTGCAGTCCCACTACATCATGGGGGCGAGCCACGGTCGCCGCGATGGCGTCCACATCCAGCGACGAGGTATTGGTCGCCAGGATCGCGCCTGGCTTGCACACTTTCTCCAGGGTAAGGAACACCTGCTGCTTGACCTCTAGCTTCTCGAAAACCGCCTCGATCACCAGGTCGGCGTCGGACAGATCCGCGTAGTCAAGGGTGCCGAAAATCAGGTCCATGCGTGACTCCACCTGATCGGGTAGCAGCCTGCCACGCCGGACGCTGGATTCGTAGTTGTCGCGAATCATCGTCAGGCCTCGGTCCAGAGCCTTGCCGTCGCGCTCCAGCAGGGCGACCGGGATACCGGCATTGGCGAAGCACATGGCGATACCGCCGCCCATGGTGCCCGCGCCTATGACCGCAACCCGGGTGATACTGCGCAAGGGCAGGTCGTCGCGTACCCCGGGAATCCGAGCCGCTTCGCGCTCGGCGAAGAACACATGACGGAGGGCCTTCGACTGGCGGGAAGACTCCGCCTGCTTGAACAAAGCGAGCTCTTTCAAAAGCCCCTCGTCGAGCGGTAGCAGGCAGGCCGCTTCCACGGCGGACAACACCAGGCGCGGCGCGAGGCGACTTTTCCAACTGGGCTCGTGTTCGGCGCGATAGCGGACGAGGAAGTCATCCGGTAGGCCGTCCGCGGGTTCCGGCCAGGCCTCCGCCGGCTGCGCTGGCGCACGGCAAGCGATCAGCTCGTAGGCGTACTCGCGAGCTTCATCCAGCAACCGCTCGGGACTAGTGGAAACTCGGTCGAGAATTCCCAGTAGCCGGGCGTTCTCGGCATCAATCTGCTTGCCCGATAGAATGAGGTTCAGCGCGGACTCGGCGCCAATCAGGCGCGGCAGTCGCTGGGTACCGCCAGCTCCCGGCAGCAGCCCAAGGTTGATCTCAGACAGACCGACACGCAGGTTTGGTTCTCCAATGCGGTAGCCACAAGCCAACGCCAGTTCCAACCCGCCGCCCAGTGCGACCTTGCCAAGAGCGGCGATCAGAGGTTTGTGAATACCAGCCAAACGCACCAGGGTCCTGGGCAGATCCGGCTCGGCGAAGGAGGCGCCGGTCCCAAACTCCCCGATATCGGACCCGGCACTGAACAGGCCACGCGCGCCATGGATAATGATGGCCTGCACCCTGGGGTCGGCTGCGGCGCGTTCGCAGGCATTGGAAAGGCCTGCGCGGAGAGACTGGTCAAGCGCGTTGACCGGCACCCGGTCCAGGCCGATCAGGGCAAGGCCCTCTTCAAGGCGGTAATGGATCAGCTCACTCATTGGGCATCCTGTTGACTGCGGCACCGGATCGATCGGACCGAAACTTCGAAGTTCAAACAACCAGGGTCCAGAAGGCACGTGCCAAGCTCGACAAGGAGACACAATCGACTGGCGCTGAATCTATGGCTCGCGCAGACCGCCGCTGTCAGAGATGCCTGAACACATCGTCAATACTGGAAACCATGTGCGCGGGCCAGGGGTAGAGGGGGGCCGTCTCGACCAGCGTTTCGGAGGAATGGATGACCCCTGCGATCAGGGCCACGACCAGGCAAACAAACATAATTTGGCGCATGGAGACCTCCGTCATTCAGCGCATTGCCGAATGCAAGACCTTGTTGTTTTTGGATTTGTGGGGCTGAGTTTGCGTCCAGGCAGATGCCAAAGCTTCACAATTCGCGCCAATAAATGCTCAAATAATGACTTCAACAGTGCCCGACGGGAGCGCCCGATGATTCCCTTCCTCCCCTCACCTGGTCACTAGCAATGACCTCTTTTGTCCGGGGTATCGCCCTGCTGGGATTCGATGAATTTGCGAGCAGCCAGGGCCTGGACTCCCGCGCGATCTTGGCCGAGGCTGGGCTACCCTGCGACGACCTGGACGCACCGATTTCGGGGGACAGGTTCGCCGCCCTCCTGGAGTTCTGCGCAGAGCGCACTGACAACCCACTCTTCGGCCTGCAGTTCGGCCTTCACCAGGGCACCCACGCACTGGGAGACCTGCTCTACGTGATCAACAGTGCCGAAACCCTGGGCGATGCGCTGGAGGCGCTTATCCGCTACTACCACGTCCATAGCAGCGGCGCGGAGCTCCGCCTCGAACGGCGCGGCGACGAGGCGCGCCTGCTCTATGACGTGACAGACGCCGATGCAGCTTCGGTCCGCCAGACCGTAGAACTGGCCATGGCAGTGGGCCTGCGCCTGATACACACGCTTCTGGGGCGGACGTGGACGCCCGACGAATTGCTCCTGCGCCACACCTCAGTGGAAAAGGCCTCCACGTACCGGGCATTGCTGGGTGTCGCCCCGAAATTCGATAATCCGGTCAATGCTCTCGTCTTCGACAGTGCGCTGCTCGCGACTAGGCTCAGCGCAAGCGATGAACGCTTTCAACGACTGATCCGGCGACATTTCGATGAGCTCGCGCAACTCAGCCTGTCTGAGCTTCCGCCCTACGTGCAGAAGCTCTTACGCAACAGACTCCCAGGCGGCAACGTCACTGTCGAACAGATCGCCGCGCAAATGATGCTCAGCCCCAGGACCCTGCAACGCTACCTCCAGGCTGAGGGCACCAACTTTCAGCAGCTGCTGGACAGCACTCGACAATCCCTGGCCATCCGTTATCTGTGCGACTCGTCCATCAGCCTGACCCAGCTCTCCGGACTGCTCGGCTACACCAGTCTCGGCGCGTTCTCCCGAGCCTTCAGCCGCTGGACTGGAATCAGCCCGCAAAAATGGAAGCAACAGCATAAGCGCCTGATGCCGACAACCGGCGGAGCCGTCCATGACTGAAGCCGGCATGCCGATGAACCCCTTCGTGCGCGCCCTCAGCCTGACCGGCTTCGACGAGTTCGCCTCGAGCCTGGGGCTCAATCCGCTGGAGATGCTGCGTAGGGTGTCGCTACCCGCGGAAATCCTCCGGCGGCAAGACGGCATTCTTTCCTACCGCCGCTACTGCGCGCTGCTGGAACTGTGTGCCCGTCAGTCGAGCACACCACTGTTCGGATTGCGCTATGGACTTCATCAGGGCATCACGGTGTTCGGCGACCTGCTCTACCTGATCCGCAATACCGGCACCGTCGGTGAAGCCCTGATCGAACTGCGCGCTAATTTCTCCCTCTACAACGGCGCTGCGGAGGTAGACCTCGATGTGCAAGGCGAACAGGCCCTGCTCAGTTTCAGAGTCAGCGACGGCGATACCCCTGGCCGATCCCAAGCCGAGGAGCTGGCATGCGGAGTGGCCATACAGCTGATGCGCACCTTGGCAGGCAGCGACTGGCAACCCGACAAGATCCTTCTGGCGCATCCCTCCCTCAACCAGGAAACCGAATACCTGCATGTGCTGGGTTGCCAATCGGTCTTCTCCGCCAACTCCACCGGACTCATGTTCGACGCGGCGACGCTCGCTTTGCCACTCAGCACGGGCGATGAAGGGCTGCATCACCTGGTCGCGGAACACCTCGGCAGGATAGAGCGCCTTGCGGCTGCTGAACTCCCCAACTACGTCAGGCAACTGCTCCGCGACCTGCTTCCAAGCGGCCGCGCCACTCTGGAGAAAGTCGCTGACTGCATGGCCCTCAACCCCCGAGTCCTGCAAAGGCGCCTCGCGCAGGAAAGCATGTCCTTCCAGGACCTGCTCGACGACACTCGCCAACACATGGCTCGCCATTACCTGCAAGACCCCGCTATCAGCATGGCGCAGATGGCAGGGTTACTCGGCTACTCCAACCCCAGCGGTTTCAGCCGCGCTTTCCACCGTTGGTTCAACCAGACGCCCCTAGAGTGGCAACGGCAGCACGGTCCCAAACGACAACCACGCCTGTTGCGCAATCGCCGATCGAGTGGGTCGTAATAGCGTGCATAACTATGTCTGCGTGATTGCTTCGATGCCGTTCTGGCCTTTATTCAGCCCTGGCAATCACGCAGATCGATCCTGTCGCCACCCGTTCACGGCTGAGCCACAGGGCCAGAGTTACGACCAGTTTGTGGAAGCTCGGTGGGTCCGGGCTCTCGTAGTCTTCGCTTCCAGTTTTCCCAGTACGGCAGAAGGGAGATGAAGCAGGGAAAGACCGTGACGGTCTCAACCGTCGCGACAGCGCCCCCCGACGACCGCGAAGGCCATGGCCCCCCAGAATCTTCGGTGCAATCGGAATGTTGAAACGGATGCACCGAGCCGGCGCAGAGTCGCTGCCTAGGAAGGCGCAGCGCGAGCCACTAAAGGATGGCCTGAGCAATACGGTCACGACCATCCGCCCCTAGGGAGTTGGGGACAAAAAGGAGTAATCGACCACTCCAGTCCTGTGCTCAAATGCATGGCATTCCTGACCGTACGATATCCCCCCACTGCCTTCTACCATCTTTCGCCACAGACGGAACTGTTGCGCTCCCACTCTCGGCTATCCTCGAAACGGTCTTTGACCCCTCTCCTGCCAATGCCGAATCTCTCGCCGGCGGCACATCGGCGTGCCGAGTGCTTTACCGGAGAGGTTGGGGTCAGGGATGCAAGCGGCAACGGTGCTGTATGGCCAGGTACTGGTGGTGCTGGCCATTACTCTTTCCGGGGTGTGGGGTGCCACTCAGTGGACCGCTGCCGCACTGGGCTACCAGGCTCGCCTGGGAGCGCCCTGGTTCGAATGGCTGGGCACACCGCTTTATCACCCTTGGCGACTGTTCGAGTGGTGGTTCTACTTCGATGCCTACGCGCCGGACGTCTTCAATGTTGGCGGTAGCATCGCCGCCTGCAGCAGCCTGCTGGCATTGGGGGTGGCCATCGGCATGGCCATCTGGCGTGCACGCCAGGCTCGGCAGGTCACGACCTACGGCTCGGCGCGCTGGGCCGATAGGGAGGAGGTGCGCCAGGCCGGGCTGACCCGGCCGGCGGGTGTGTTCCTTGGTCTGTTCGAGGAGCAGTACCTGCGCCACGAAGGCCCCGAGCACGTGCTGGCCTTCGCGCCGACGCGTTCGGGCAAGGGCGTCGGTCTGGTGGTGCCCACCCTGCTCTCTTGGCCGGCCTCGGCGGTCATCCACGACATCAAGGGCGAGAACTGGAGCCTGACCGCCGGCTGGCGCTCGCGCTTCTCCCACTGCCTGCTGTTCAACCCCACCGATCCGGCCTCGGCGGCCTACAACCCGCTGCTGGAGGTGCGTCGCGGCACCCACGAAGTGCGCGATGTGCAGAACATCGCCGATATCCTGGTCGACCCGGAGGGCGCGCTGGAGCGGCGCAATCACTGGGAAAAGACCAGCCATGCGCTGCTGGTCGGCGCCATCCTGCATGTGCTCTATGCCGGCCAGGACAAGACCCTGCGTGGCGTCGCCAACTTTCTCTCTGACCCTGCCTGCACCTTCGAGCTGACTCTGCACCGGATGATGACCACGCCCCATCTGGGCGACGCGCCCCACCCGGTGGTGGCTTCGGCCGCGCGCGAGGTGCTGAACAAGAGCGAGAACGAGCGCTCGGGGGTGCTGTCCACGGCCATGTCCTTCCTGGGCCTGTACCGGGACCCCACGGTGGCCGAAGTCACGTCGCGTTGCGACTGGCGCATCGCCGACCTCATCGCGGCCGAGTATCCAGTCTCGCTGTACCTGGTGGTGCCGCCCTCGGACATCAGCCGCACCAAGCCGCTGATCCGCCTGATCCTCAACCAGATCGGCCGGCGCCTGACCGAGTCGCTCGAGGGTACCGACGGCATCGAGCGTCGGCACAAGTTGCTGCTGATGCTCGACGAGTTCCCCGCGATGGGGCGGCTGGATTTCTTCGAATCGGCCCTGGCCTTCATGGCCGGCTACGGGCTGCGCGCCTTCCTCATCTCGCAGTCGCTCAACCAGATCGACAAGGCCTACGGCCAGAACCACTCGATCCTCGACAACTGCCATGTGCGAGTGACCTTCGCCACCAACGACGAACGCACCGCGAAGCGCATCTCCGAGACGTTGGGCACTGCCACCGAGTTGCGTGCGCAACGCAACTATGCCGGCCACCGTCTCGCGCCCTGGCTGGGCCACCTGATGGTGTCGCGCCAGGAGACCGCGCGCCCGCTGCTGACGCCGGGCGAGGTGATGCAACTGCCTACCGACGAGTCGGTGGTGATGCTCTCCGGCCACGCACCGATCCGGGCGAAGAAGCTGCGCTATTTCGCCGACACAAACTTCCGGCGCCGGGTACTGCCAGCGCCGCAACTGCAGCCTGGACGTTATGCCGATGCCCCCGCCGCACGGTCGGACGATTGGAGTGCCCTGGCAATGCCAACGACCATCGGCATTCCGCCGGCCGGATTGGCCGGCGGCGAATCTCTCGAAGATGGCGGTCCTCGCCATCAGCCCGAGCTGGCGGAAGTCGCCCAGTTGCTTGATCCAGATGAACTGTCCAGCGACCTGCTCCTCCTCGACGAGGACGACACCCCCGCCCCCTTCCCTACCCAGCCTGATCCGCGCCTGCAACGTGCTGCGCGGCTGACTGCCCTCGACCCTGACGATGGAATTGCCCTATGAGCCGAGCCCGCCTGAACCTGTTCATCCAACCCGAGCACGCCAAGCGCCTGAACGAGCTGGCAATCACCAAAGGCGTGTCGAAGTCATCGATCATCGCCGCGGCACTGGCTTCGTGGCTGTCGCCTGATTCCGGCGAGCAGCGCGAGGTGGCCATGACCAAGCGCCTGGATCGCTTGTCGCGCCAGTTCGAGCGGCTGGAGCGTGACCAGCACATCCTGATCGAGACCGTCGCGCTCTACGTGCGCTACTACCTCACCGTCAGTACACCAGTGCCCGAGGCGCACCAGGAGGCGGCGCGCGCGCAGGGCAAGTTGCGCTTTGCCCAGTTCGTCGAACAA comes from the Pseudomonas sp. TCU-HL1 genome and includes:
- a CDS encoding phosphotransferase family protein yields the protein MTLTDQSIGIREGEELDAAVIDPYLKAHIPGLTGTPRISQFPGGASNLTYLLEYPEQEFVLRRPPFGHKAKSAHDMGREFRILTQLNAGFPYCPKAYVHCTDESVTGAEFYVMERVKGVILRADLPSDLSLDEDQTRALCQSFIDKLVELHNVDYAACGLGDLGKPEGYVQRQIAGWSDRYEKAMTPDAPTWEPVKAWLREKMPADHHKPAIVHNDYRFDNVILDPNDPLKIIGVLDWELTTLGDPLMDLGNTLAYWIEAKDPAPVQLMRRQPSHLPGMLTRQEFADYYAERAGLLPITNLDFYYTYGLFRLAGIVQQIYYRYFHGQTQDKRFAQFIHMNKLLEHMALTVIGESLL
- a CDS encoding SDR family NAD(P)-dependent oxidoreductase, coding for MTSNHVQNFSLANRVVLITGASSGIGAHLARLAARAGARVVLAARRIERLQQLAADIEWEDGLALPVTLDVTNRASVEAAFDAAEAHFGVVDVVLNNAGIGNGQRPLEISEEDWRAMLSTNLDGVWRVAQVAGQRMARSGRGGSIVNVASILGLRVATGYSHYCAAKAGVVQLTKSLALELARYGIRVNAIAPGYFKTEMNETFFEGDKGSDYIRAMVPMRRLGELQELEGPFLLLASEAGSFMTGSVLAVDGGHLVSSL
- a CDS encoding 3-hydroxyacyl-CoA dehydrogenase NAD-binding domain-containing protein, whose amino-acid sequence is MSELIHYRLEEGLALIGLDRVPVNALDQSLRAGLSNACERAAADPRVQAIIIHGARGLFSAGSDIGEFGTGASFAEPDLPRTLVRLAGIHKPLIAALGKVALGGGLELALACGYRIGEPNLRVGLSEINLGLLPGAGGTQRLPRLIGAESALNLILSGKQIDAENARLLGILDRVSTSPERLLDEAREYAYELIACRAPAQPAEAWPEPADGLPDDFLVRYRAEHEPSWKSRLAPRLVLSAVEAACLLPLDEGLLKELALFKQAESSRQSKALRHVFFAEREAARIPGVRDDLPLRSITRVAVIGAGTMGGGIAMCFANAGIPVALLERDGKALDRGLTMIRDNYESSVRRGRLLPDQVESRMDLIFGTLDYADLSDADLVIEAVFEKLEVKQQVFLTLEKVCKPGAILATNTSSLDVDAIAATVARPHDVVGLHFFSPANAMRLLEVVRGKATAPDVLATTLDIARRIGKLPVISGVCFGFIGNRMLEPYAREAHRLVLEGATPAQVDRVLTDLDLNMGVFSMLDLAGIDVNFLVRDSNRTASAHDESYCRLGDELYAMGRYGQKTGRGFYLYEGRNRRDDAEVIALAERLADELQISRRPIDDQEILERCLFMLINEGIQLLDEGIALRTGDIDLVWINGYGFPAHLGGPMHYAEQLGLGTVLAGLQRYRNALGKYGEMWFKPAPLLERLVAAGRKRIERF
- the qhpR gene encoding AraC-like transcriptional regulator QhpR, which gives rise to MTSFVRGIALLGFDEFASSQGLDSRAILAEAGLPCDDLDAPISGDRFAALLEFCAERTDNPLFGLQFGLHQGTHALGDLLYVINSAETLGDALEALIRYYHVHSSGAELRLERRGDEARLLYDVTDADAASVRQTVELAMAVGLRLIHTLLGRTWTPDELLLRHTSVEKASTYRALLGVAPKFDNPVNALVFDSALLATRLSASDERFQRLIRRHFDELAQLSLSELPPYVQKLLRNRLPGGNVTVEQIAAQMMLSPRTLQRYLQAEGTNFQQLLDSTRQSLAIRYLCDSSISLTQLSGLLGYTSLGAFSRAFSRWTGISPQKWKQQHKRLMPTTGGAVHD
- a CDS encoding AraC family transcriptional regulator, which translates into the protein MTEAGMPMNPFVRALSLTGFDEFASSLGLNPLEMLRRVSLPAEILRRQDGILSYRRYCALLELCARQSSTPLFGLRYGLHQGITVFGDLLYLIRNTGTVGEALIELRANFSLYNGAAEVDLDVQGEQALLSFRVSDGDTPGRSQAEELACGVAIQLMRTLAGSDWQPDKILLAHPSLNQETEYLHVLGCQSVFSANSTGLMFDAATLALPLSTGDEGLHHLVAEHLGRIERLAAAELPNYVRQLLRDLLPSGRATLEKVADCMALNPRVLQRRLAQESMSFQDLLDDTRQHMARHYLQDPAISMAQMAGLLGYSNPSGFSRAFHRWFNQTPLEWQRQHGPKRQPRLLRNRRSSGS
- a CDS encoding conjugal transfer protein TraG, with protein sequence MQAATVLYGQVLVVLAITLSGVWGATQWTAAALGYQARLGAPWFEWLGTPLYHPWRLFEWWFYFDAYAPDVFNVGGSIAACSSLLALGVAIGMAIWRARQARQVTTYGSARWADREEVRQAGLTRPAGVFLGLFEEQYLRHEGPEHVLAFAPTRSGKGVGLVVPTLLSWPASAVIHDIKGENWSLTAGWRSRFSHCLLFNPTDPASAAYNPLLEVRRGTHEVRDVQNIADILVDPEGALERRNHWEKTSHALLVGAILHVLYAGQDKTLRGVANFLSDPACTFELTLHRMMTTPHLGDAPHPVVASAAREVLNKSENERSGVLSTAMSFLGLYRDPTVAEVTSRCDWRIADLIAAEYPVSLYLVVPPSDISRTKPLIRLILNQIGRRLTESLEGTDGIERRHKLLLMLDEFPAMGRLDFFESALAFMAGYGLRAFLISQSLNQIDKAYGQNHSILDNCHVRVTFATNDERTAKRISETLGTATELRAQRNYAGHRLAPWLGHLMVSRQETARPLLTPGEVMQLPTDESVVMLSGHAPIRAKKLRYFADTNFRRRVLPAPQLQPGRYADAPAARSDDWSALAMPTTIGIPPAGLAGGESLEDGGPRHQPELAEVAQLLDPDELSSDLLLLDEDDTPAPFPTQPDPRLQRAARLTALDPDDGIAL
- a CDS encoding CopG family transcriptional regulator translates to MSRARLNLFIQPEHAKRLNELAITKGVSKSSIIAAALASWLSPDSGEQREVAMTKRLDRLSRQFERLERDQHILIETVALYVRYYLTVSTPVPEAHQEAARAQGKLRFAQFVEQLGRHLQRGRSLVSDVHEEIQPDTQWMDIPEGSAMGDHL